One Hevea brasiliensis isolate MT/VB/25A 57/8 chromosome 5, ASM3005281v1, whole genome shotgun sequence genomic region harbors:
- the LOC110667635 gene encoding phosphatidylinositol 4-kinase gamma 8 has translation MKFLKMAVAIDQHHGFGPFNRPKRCRLQSFTHFDNNIVEISQTNLTNSLKQAFEVANIHRSFSTPCFSLATRLEDELDANPRVEIVGGHGAPRVRALVVEVAIAIASGIGPMPVASGLGGAYFIRDKSGDNIAVIKPIDEEPLAFNNPKGFGGLMLGQPGMKRSIQIGGTGIRELAAYLLDHDGFAGVPPTALVKITHVGFHINNGADATTTSAPPYKIASLQHFVDHDFDAGELGPSDFSVASVHRIGIFDVRLLNLDRHSGNMLVKKNDHRGNYAIGVVELVPIDHGLCLPEWLDDPYFEWLHWPQASIPFSESEFDYIYNLDPFKDAELLRSELPSLGESSIRVLILCTIFLKQAVSAGLCLADIGEMMTREFRGGEENLSVLESLCAKIKASLVNKSIGDDIYNGDDQNNEQSIEEKEEAAIFQFDDESENALSEVLDVHQLLQFPPKMANLSKNPRFSSIRSMPKLQDSAALSPVCKQNDYEDDDDDDDDDDTHRENTHIMKENSDNDGGDSIIVRGLTKSISYSVQNYNCEIEGISLGDMSGDQWELFLECFEELLPEVFQGTKGMGTKQRLGTSCKF, from the coding sequence ATGAAATTCTTAAAAATGGCGGTGGCCATTGATCAACATCATGGATTTGGACCGTTTAATCGACCTAAGAGATGCAGACTCCAATCCTTTACTCACTTTGATAACAACATTGTTGAAATTAGCCAAACCAATCTTACCAACTCCTTAAAACAAGCATTTGAAGTTGCTAATATTCACCGAAGCTTCTCTACTCCGTGCTTCTCCCTAGCCACAAGATTGGAAGACGAGCTTGATGCCAACCCAAGAGTCGAAATTGTTGGCGGCCATGGAGCACCTAGAGTGCGTGCCCTTGTTGTTGAGGTTGCAATAGCTATAGCCTCTGGTATTGGTCCAATGCCAGTCGCAAGTGGACTAGGTGGCGCTTACTTCATACGCGACAAGAGTGGTGATAATATTGCCGTCATAAAGCCAATTGATGAAGAACCTTTAGCCTTTAACAATCCAAAAGGTTTTGGTGGATTGATGCTAGGTCAACCTGGAATGAAACGTTCAATTCAAATTGGTGGAACTGGAATTCGTGAATTAGCTGCTTATCTTCTTGATCATGATGGCTTTGCTGGTGTTCCTCCAACAGCCTTGGTCAAAATAACTCATGTTGGATTCCATATAAATAATGGTGCTGATGCAACCACCACATCAGCTCCACCATATAAGATTGCCTCACTCCAACATTTTGTAGATCACGATTTTGACGCAGGGGAATTAGGCCCTTCAGACTTCTCAGTTGCTTCAGTTCATCGAATTGGAATTTTTGATGTTAGGCTCCTAAATCTTGATAGACACTCTGGAAATATGCTAGTCAAGAAGAATGATCACCGTGGAAATTATGCAATTGGGGTAGTTGAGCTTGTGCCGATAGACCATGGACTTTGCCTACCTGAATGGCTTGATGATCCTTATTTTGAATGGCTACATTGGCCTCAAGCCTCGATTCCCTTTTCAGAGTCTGAATTTGACTACATATACAATCTTGATCCTTTTAAAGATGCAGAGCTGTTAAGGTCTGAGCTTCCTTCTCTAGGGGAATCATCTATCCGAGTTCTTATCCTTTGCACTATTTTCTTAAAGCAAGCTGTTTCTGCTGGGCTTTGCCTTGCTGATATAGGTGAAATGATGACTCGTGAGTTCCGTGGTGGAGAGGAAAATTTAAGTGTGCTAGAGAGTCTTTGTGCAAAAATAAAGGCAAGTTTGGTTAATAAATCCATTGGTGATGACATTTATAATGGTGATGATCAGAATAATGAGCAAAGtatagaagaaaaagaagaggctgctatatttcaatttgatgatgaAAGTGAAAATGCTTTGAGTGAGGTTTTGGATGTCCATCAACTCTTACAATTTCCACCTAAGATGGCTAACTTGTCAAAAAATCCAAGGTTTTCATCCATAAGATCAATGCCTAAGCTGCAAGATTCAGCAGCATTATCTCCAGTATGTAAGCAAAACGACTacgaagatgatgatgatgatgatgatgatgatgatactcATCGTGAGAACACACACATTATGAAAGAAAATAGTGATAATGATGGCGGGGATAGCATCATAGTTAGGGGTTTGACAAAGAGCATCAGTTACTCTGTACAAAATTATAACTGTGAAATTGAAGGCATTTCTCTTGGAGACATGAGTGGAGATCAATGGGAATTGTTCTTGGAGTGCTTTGAGGAGCTTTTGCCTGAGGTTTTTCAAGGCACAAAGGGCATGGGCACAAAGCAAAGGTTGGGAACTTCTTGCAAGTTCTGA